CCAACTACCCTCAAAATGCATGTGTCCCAGGCTGGACAAACCTCCCTTGAAGCTCAAGGAAGCCAGAGGTCCTGACCAGCCCTGGCTCCCTGTCTTGTCACCATGCCCTTCCTCTGAGGCACCAGGCATGGAGCTGGAGGGCAAGAGGGGTTAGAATGGGGTTGGCAGGGGCCCTGGGGGAACCTgggcttccttctctccttccccaaccCTGGCCCCTCACCTGTGGGAGGCTAAGGCTTCAGTCAGGCCATACAGGTTGTGCAGGTCATAATGCGTGGACAGGAACTGGTGGCTGGAGGCACAGATGGTGGCTGCCCGGAGGGTCCCGCCAACCACCCCTGGAGAAGAGGGGGCTGTTTCCTTGGAGCCTCTGCCCAGCGGGCTGGTGCCCCCCACATCCTGGAGCCCCTTGGAACCTGGGTACAGTCTCCACTTCTCCAAGGACAGGACAAGGTGGTGCCACAGCCTGACCTCTGCAGACCTAGACTTCACCTCTGCCTGTTCCTAAACCAGCTGCGCCTGGAGCACCCCCTCTGAAGGGTCTCGCCTCAGCAGCACATGCCCGGTCAGCATCACATGGCTGGGGTCTCCCCACACGAACCTCACTCCTGAGGCTTCCCTCCCATGTCCCAGGCTCCTGCTATCCATCAGCTTCTCAGAAACCAGGGCTTCAAGCCTCCCAAACCAGAGAAGGGAAATCCCTTGATTTGAGCTATTAAATCCCCAGCTGACTAGTGCTGGGAATAGGCGGGTGGAGGCAGGCAGGGATCGGGGGACAGCTCACCTGGCAGGTAGGGCGGGTTCTCCAGGCTGTTGTCCGGGCAGCCATCCACCGAGCCCCTCACGAAATTGGATGGCTCGTTCATATCCTGTGAGAAAGCACCAGGGGGTGGACATCCTACGTGGTGCAGGGTGTGGGGCTGGTCCCCAAGGCCACAGGACACCCAGGGGCAGGGCCACACTCACGATCCACATGCCATCGAAGGGCACTTGGGCATGGAACTCGGTCACCATGTCCTGCCACCAGTCAAGAGCTTCGGGGTTGGTGAAGTCGGGGAAGGCGGTGAGTCCGGGCCACACCTGGACAAGAGGTCAGAGGGCAGACGAGGCCCCTGGAGCCTGCACAGAGGCCCTGGGCAAACCAGCTGCGGGCAGGGCTGCAGCCTCACTCATCTCCCCTGGGTGTGGGTGAACTGCAAGGGGGAGGAGCATGGGGAAAGGCCCCGGAAGCCACACTCCTGGGGGCCTTCCTCCTGGTCCTGGGCTTGCCCTCGGGAAGAAGCAGGGACTCTTCTGGATGCACCCCTGCACCCCCCACCACTCCGCCCCAGGAAGCCCCTGGGGACCCAGAGCACGTAGAGGACTCTGAGGTCTCTCTGAGGAGCTTTCGAGCTTGTGTCTGAACTGCCTGCAAACAAGGGCCCCTGACACAAGGATTCTAGGTGCCCTGCCTTGTCAGAAGCCACTATAACCCCCAGCTGTGAACCCCGCCTTCAGTACCACTGGCTGGAGACCACTCTTTCTCCCCCTTGCCCCCCAGGCCCCACTGTACCTGCCCAATCAGTGGCTGCCCAGTCTCATTGGTGATGAAGACCCCCCGCCTCAGACCCTCGTCGTAGGGTCGATAGGTCCCAGCAGGGCCTGAGCTGCTGATGGCAGGATCCTGGAGAGAGAAACCAGTCAGGATGAGAAGGAAATGCCTGAAACCTTGGCCCCATCGCTGGGAAAATGCTGTCCCTAAATGTTAGCAAGGCAGAAATGGATGCGGCTTCACGCAAGTCAACACGCTGTGCGTGGAGGTGCACGTGACCCGCCCCGGATGGCCAAACAGGGAGCGCCTGGATGCAAGTTACTTTTGCTTGAAGGGCCCAGAATTTCACAAATGCTCTACAGTgaccatttatttcatttagaaataaaaataaatggtctGGGAGTTTGAACCCCTTGAAAGATTGAAATCATGGCAGGTCCAGAAGCTGATGCCCAGTTCCATTTCACTGGtatcaaaaaatatttcaacTCTTACACTCTCACAGGGAGAATGAATTGTGTGCTGGCCACATACGGAAGTATTGCTTTGATAGTCTTATACTTCAAGTTAAGGTCTAAAAAAACTCCAGCAATGAAAGCAACATAAACAGATTCTGAACTGTACATTATCTGTTAAGTTCCCATGCCTGAAGAAGCTAATGTCAACTCATCATGTGATACTCAATTTGTACAATAAATTATGaacctggaaaaataaataaataaatggtctgCACCTGCCCTCCTTACTCTGAGTGAGTGGCCCTGGACACTGTTCCCTTCAGAGGGGCCTTGAGGATGGAAATGACCATCAGTCCAATTCCAAATGGATTTCCTCTTCTGAAGGGCATCCACAATGGCGACCACTTGGTTGTCTCCCCAtccccacttcctcctctagGCACCCCCCCCTCACAAGCTATACCAGCCCGAACCGCACCCCTCTGGCTGAGGGGACTGG
The DNA window shown above is from Bos javanicus breed banteng chromosome 19, ARS-OSU_banteng_1.0, whole genome shotgun sequence and carries:
- the LOC133232792 gene encoding ATP synthase membrane subunit K, mitochondrial-like; this translates as MAGPEADAQFHFTGIKKYFNSYTLTGRMNCVLATYGSIALIVLYFKLRSKKTPAMKAT